A part of Oncorhynchus masou masou isolate Uvic2021 chromosome 21, UVic_Omas_1.1, whole genome shotgun sequence genomic DNA contains:
- the aldh6a1 gene encoding methylmalonate-semialdehyde dehydrogenase [acylating], mitochondrial isoform X1, whose translation MATTVMRSLLKKGQVPLQVRHMCYSSSVPTTKLFINGKFVESKTSEWLDIHNPATNEVIARVPKATQEELLAAVDSCSQSYHSWSETSILARQQIFLRYQQLIKDNIKELARSITLEQGKTLADAEGDVFRGLQVVEHTCSITSLMLGETLPSITKDMDTYTYRLPIGVCAGIAPFNFPAMIPLWMFPMGMVCGNTYLLKPSERVPACTMLLAKMLQDAGMPDGTLNIIHGQHDAVNFICDHPAIKAISFVGSNQAGEYIYERGSKNGKRVQSNMGAKNHGVVMPDANKETTLNQLVGAAFGAAGQRCMALSTAILVGEARSWLPELVDRAKALRVNAGDQAGVDVGPLISPQAKERVNSLIQSGVDEGAQLLLDGRNVKVQGYENGNFVGPTIICNVTPQMKCYTEEIFGPVLVVLEAESLDDAISLVNNNPYGNGTAIFTTNGATARKYTHEVDVGQIGVNVPIPVPLPMFSFTGSRGSFRGDTNFYGKQGIQFYTQIKTVTSQWKAEDSTVKTPAVSMPTMGR comes from the exons ATGGCAACGACTGTAATGAGGTCACTGTTGAAGAAAGGG CAGGTACCTCTTCAGGTCAGGCACATGTGTTACTCCTCCTCAGTG CCCACCACAAAGTTGTTTATTAATGGGAAGTTCGTTGAATCCAAGACTTCAGAATGGTTAGATATTCACAATCCG GCCACCAATGAGGTGATAGCCCGCGTCCCCAAGGCTACACAGGAAGAGCTGCTGGCTGCTGTGGACTCCTGCTCACAGTCCTACCACTCCTGGTCTGAAACCTCCATCTTGGCACGCCAACAGATCTTTCTGCGCTATCAGCAGCTTATCAAGGACAACATT AAAGAGCTTGCCAGGAGCATTACTCTGGAGCAGGGCAAGACCCTGGCAGATGCAGAGGGGGATGTGTTCAGAGGATTGC AGGTGGTGGAGCACACATGCAGCATCACCTCCCTGATGCTGGGGGAGACTCTGCCCTCCATCACAAAAGACATGGACACCTACACCTACCGCCTGCCCATCGGGGTGTGTGCCGGCATCGCCCCCTTCAACTTCCCCGCCATGATCCCTCTGTGGATGTTCCCCATGGGCATGGTGTGTGGCAACACCTACCTGCTGAAGCCCTCAGAGCGGGTGCCAGCCTGCACCATGCTGTTGGCCAAGATGCTGCAGGATGCTGGGATGCCAGACGGGACCCTGAACATCATCCATGGCCAGCACGACG CTGTCAACTTCATCTGTGATCATCCGGCCATCAAGGCTATCAGCTTTGTGGGCTCTAACCAAGCCGGAGAGTACATCTATGAGAGGGGATCTAAAAATGGCAAGAGAGTACAGTCCAACATG GGAGCAAAGAACCATGGTGTGGTGATGCCCGACGCAAATAAGGAGACCACTCTGAACCAGCTGGTGGGTGCAGCTTTCGGGGCAGCAGGGCAGCGCTGCATGGCCCTCTCCACGGCCATCCTGGTGGGCGAGGCCCGCAGCTGGCTGCCTGAACTGGTGGATCGTGCAAAAGCTCTGCGAGTTAATGCAG GGGACCAGGCAGGTGTGGACGTTGGGCCCCTGATCTCCCCTCAGGCCAAGGAAAGGGTCAACAGCCTGATTCAGAGTGGGGTGGACGAGGGAGCTCAGCTGCTGCTCGACGGCAGGAATGTCAAAGTCCAGGGCTATGAGAATGGCAACTTTGTGGGGCCCACCATCATTTGCAATGTCACA CCCCAGATGAAGTGCTATACTGAGGAGATCTTTGGGCCTGTCCTGGTTGTACTGGAGGCTGAATCCTTGGATGACGCCATCAGCCTTGTTAACAATAACCCTTATGGCAATGGTACAGCTATCTTTACCACCAACGGAGCCACAGCACGCAAATACACTCACGAGGTGGATGTAGGCCAG ATTGGGGTGAATGTTCCCATCCCTGTTCCTCTGCCCATGTTCTCCTTCACTGGCTCAAGAGGCTCCTTCAGAGGAGACACCAACTTCTACGGCAAACAA GGCATCCAGTTTTACACACAGATCAAAACTGTTACTTCACAATGGAAGGCCGAAGACTCAACCGTGAAAACCCCTGCAGTTTCCATGCCAACCATGGGACGCTAA
- the aldh6a1 gene encoding methylmalonate-semialdehyde dehydrogenase [acylating], mitochondrial isoform X2: protein MATTVMRSLLKKGVPLQVRHMCYSSSVPTTKLFINGKFVESKTSEWLDIHNPATNEVIARVPKATQEELLAAVDSCSQSYHSWSETSILARQQIFLRYQQLIKDNIKELARSITLEQGKTLADAEGDVFRGLQVVEHTCSITSLMLGETLPSITKDMDTYTYRLPIGVCAGIAPFNFPAMIPLWMFPMGMVCGNTYLLKPSERVPACTMLLAKMLQDAGMPDGTLNIIHGQHDAVNFICDHPAIKAISFVGSNQAGEYIYERGSKNGKRVQSNMGAKNHGVVMPDANKETTLNQLVGAAFGAAGQRCMALSTAILVGEARSWLPELVDRAKALRVNAGDQAGVDVGPLISPQAKERVNSLIQSGVDEGAQLLLDGRNVKVQGYENGNFVGPTIICNVTPQMKCYTEEIFGPVLVVLEAESLDDAISLVNNNPYGNGTAIFTTNGATARKYTHEVDVGQIGVNVPIPVPLPMFSFTGSRGSFRGDTNFYGKQGIQFYTQIKTVTSQWKAEDSTVKTPAVSMPTMGR from the exons ATGGCAACGACTGTAATGAGGTCACTGTTGAAGAAAGGG GTACCTCTTCAGGTCAGGCACATGTGTTACTCCTCCTCAGTG CCCACCACAAAGTTGTTTATTAATGGGAAGTTCGTTGAATCCAAGACTTCAGAATGGTTAGATATTCACAATCCG GCCACCAATGAGGTGATAGCCCGCGTCCCCAAGGCTACACAGGAAGAGCTGCTGGCTGCTGTGGACTCCTGCTCACAGTCCTACCACTCCTGGTCTGAAACCTCCATCTTGGCACGCCAACAGATCTTTCTGCGCTATCAGCAGCTTATCAAGGACAACATT AAAGAGCTTGCCAGGAGCATTACTCTGGAGCAGGGCAAGACCCTGGCAGATGCAGAGGGGGATGTGTTCAGAGGATTGC AGGTGGTGGAGCACACATGCAGCATCACCTCCCTGATGCTGGGGGAGACTCTGCCCTCCATCACAAAAGACATGGACACCTACACCTACCGCCTGCCCATCGGGGTGTGTGCCGGCATCGCCCCCTTCAACTTCCCCGCCATGATCCCTCTGTGGATGTTCCCCATGGGCATGGTGTGTGGCAACACCTACCTGCTGAAGCCCTCAGAGCGGGTGCCAGCCTGCACCATGCTGTTGGCCAAGATGCTGCAGGATGCTGGGATGCCAGACGGGACCCTGAACATCATCCATGGCCAGCACGACG CTGTCAACTTCATCTGTGATCATCCGGCCATCAAGGCTATCAGCTTTGTGGGCTCTAACCAAGCCGGAGAGTACATCTATGAGAGGGGATCTAAAAATGGCAAGAGAGTACAGTCCAACATG GGAGCAAAGAACCATGGTGTGGTGATGCCCGACGCAAATAAGGAGACCACTCTGAACCAGCTGGTGGGTGCAGCTTTCGGGGCAGCAGGGCAGCGCTGCATGGCCCTCTCCACGGCCATCCTGGTGGGCGAGGCCCGCAGCTGGCTGCCTGAACTGGTGGATCGTGCAAAAGCTCTGCGAGTTAATGCAG GGGACCAGGCAGGTGTGGACGTTGGGCCCCTGATCTCCCCTCAGGCCAAGGAAAGGGTCAACAGCCTGATTCAGAGTGGGGTGGACGAGGGAGCTCAGCTGCTGCTCGACGGCAGGAATGTCAAAGTCCAGGGCTATGAGAATGGCAACTTTGTGGGGCCCACCATCATTTGCAATGTCACA CCCCAGATGAAGTGCTATACTGAGGAGATCTTTGGGCCTGTCCTGGTTGTACTGGAGGCTGAATCCTTGGATGACGCCATCAGCCTTGTTAACAATAACCCTTATGGCAATGGTACAGCTATCTTTACCACCAACGGAGCCACAGCACGCAAATACACTCACGAGGTGGATGTAGGCCAG ATTGGGGTGAATGTTCCCATCCCTGTTCCTCTGCCCATGTTCTCCTTCACTGGCTCAAGAGGCTCCTTCAGAGGAGACACCAACTTCTACGGCAAACAA GGCATCCAGTTTTACACACAGATCAAAACTGTTACTTCACAATGGAAGGCCGAAGACTCAACCGTGAAAACCCCTGCAGTTTCCATGCCAACCATGGGACGCTAA